From Acidobacteriota bacterium, a single genomic window includes:
- the prmC gene encoding peptide chain release factor N(5)-glutamine methyltransferase, whose amino-acid sequence MANVSQILIDATAALELAGIAEPRREASSLLVFALGRDRTFLIAHPEYAPTDSERRAFDNFLARRSAREPLQYITGRQEFYGLDFAVSPDVLIPRPETEAIVEHAIEFLREFENPRFCEVGVGSGCISVAILANLPDAFGLGLDVSGTALEAARLNAHRHDVGSRFETRLSDVFCALEANESFDAIVSNPPYVPAGDMQGLQPEVRDFEPLIALSDGADGLSIVKRIIDGAPRFLRSGGLLLIEIGVGQSAETASFVDCSIWSSAEFLSDLQGIPRTLKIFRK is encoded by the coding sequence GTGGCCAATGTCTCGCAAATACTGATCGACGCAACGGCCGCGCTTGAGTTGGCGGGGATCGCCGAACCGCGGCGAGAGGCGTCTTCGTTGCTGGTGTTTGCGCTCGGGCGCGACCGGACGTTCCTGATCGCGCACCCCGAGTATGCGCCGACGGACTCCGAACGGCGGGCGTTCGACAACTTTCTGGCGCGGCGGTCCGCGCGCGAACCGTTGCAATACATAACCGGCCGACAGGAATTTTACGGACTGGATTTCGCCGTCTCGCCCGACGTTTTGATCCCGCGACCCGAAACCGAGGCGATCGTCGAACACGCCATCGAATTTCTACGTGAATTTGAGAATCCGCGCTTTTGTGAGGTCGGAGTCGGTTCGGGCTGTATTTCGGTCGCGATCCTGGCGAACTTGCCGGACGCATTCGGTCTGGGTCTCGATGTTTCGGGAACGGCGCTCGAAGCGGCGCGTTTGAACGCGCACCGGCACGATGTCGGATCACGATTCGAGACGCGGCTTTCGGACGTATTCTGTGCGCTCGAAGCGAACGAATCGTTCGACGCGATCGTTTCGAATCCGCCGTATGTTCCGGCCGGCGATATGCAAGGGCTACAGCCGGAAGTTCGCGATTTCGAGCCTTTGATCGCCCTTTCGGACGGTGCCGACGGGCTCTCGATCGTTAAACGGATCATCGATGGAGCGCCGCGTTTTCTGCGTTCGGGCGGACTTCTCCTGATCGAGATCGGCGTCGGACAATCCGCCGAAACGGCGTCGTTCGTCGATTGCTCGATCTGGTCATCGGCGGAGTTTCTGAGCGACCTTCAGGGAATTCCGCGCACCTTGAAGATCTTTCGAAAATGA